A stretch of the Balneola vulgaris DSM 17893 genome encodes the following:
- a CDS encoding putative sugar nucleotidyl transferase produces the protein MQLLFFDDELSNRFKPLTLSRPLSNLRVGIQTIEEKWMFSLGIEHHIRLLPEYLSGLFLSDDFVPDLQTVCINSRVLPNQELISAIQSLNDNEELSYDGVCIAAKLSLPQKPEHGFKPDASKSIALTNAPHSLDYLWDMLSSNAGEIEADIQRLKLQPSEADFSHVILSNPSQIYIHPTATIEAGSILIADKGPIYIGMNATVEAGSILKGPVAVCDSATIKMSARIYDGTTVGTHCKVGGEVSNSIFHSFSNKGHDGYVGNSIIGQWCNLGADTNTSNLKNNYGKVHLPNWDTKQASEDGVQFMGTVMGDHSKTSINTMLNTGTICGVSSNIFCTGFPDKYIPSFTWYDGLQNPEYRFDKAIEAMEAMMKRRGEQVTDAYATMMKYIFEHSKS, from the coding sequence ATGCAGTTACTTTTCTTTGACGACGAATTATCAAATCGTTTTAAGCCACTTACATTAAGTCGCCCTCTTTCTAATCTCAGAGTTGGTATTCAGACCATTGAAGAAAAGTGGATGTTTAGTTTAGGCATTGAGCATCATATTCGGTTACTACCTGAGTATCTATCAGGTCTATTTTTATCTGATGATTTTGTTCCAGATTTACAAACAGTATGCATTAATTCTAGAGTACTACCAAATCAAGAACTTATATCTGCTATTCAATCGCTCAATGATAACGAAGAACTTAGTTACGATGGAGTATGCATTGCTGCAAAATTATCATTACCTCAAAAGCCTGAGCATGGCTTTAAACCCGACGCTTCCAAGTCTATTGCGTTAACTAATGCACCTCATAGCCTAGACTATTTATGGGATATGTTATCGAGTAATGCCGGTGAAATAGAAGCTGATATTCAACGGTTGAAATTACAACCTTCAGAAGCTGATTTCTCGCATGTAATTCTTTCAAATCCATCGCAAATTTATATCCACCCTACGGCAACCATAGAAGCTGGATCTATTTTAATTGCCGACAAAGGTCCTATCTATATTGGGATGAATGCTACCGTTGAAGCTGGCAGTATTCTTAAAGGGCCTGTAGCTGTATGTGATAGTGCTACTATCAAAATGAGCGCTCGTATTTATGATGGCACTACAGTGGGGACTCATTGTAAGGTTGGTGGGGAAGTATCTAATTCCATCTTTCATTCTTTTAGCAATAAAGGGCATGATGGGTATGTGGGTAATTCCATTATTGGCCAATGGTGTAACTTGGGGGCAGACACTAACACTTCCAATTTGAAAAACAATTATGGGAAAGTGCACTTACCCAATTGGGACACTAAGCAAGCCTCTGAAGATGGAGTGCAGTTTATGGGCACAGTAATGGGAGATCATTCAAAAACATCCATTAATACGATGCTAAATACTGGCACCATATGTGGGGTATCTTCCAATATATTCTGTACTGGCTTCCCTGATAAGTATATCCCTTCATTTACGTGGTACGACGGACTTCAAAATCCAGAATATCGATTTGATAAAGCTATTGAAGCGATGGAAGCAATGATGAAGCGTAGAGGTGAGCAAGTAACAGATGCCTATGCTACCATGATGAAATATATTTTTGAGCACTCAAAGAGTTAA
- a CDS encoding Hpt domain-containing protein, which translates to MKSNNIDLSYLYEITGGNKGVIHEMISLFLEETPKQFALLREHTANEDWKMVGLEAHKLKPTFLYVGLNNFYNEAEELEKSAKEKRDLDQVSAKIDELEKGFLSVQDALVEKKNELS; encoded by the coding sequence ATGAAAAGCAACAACATCGATCTTTCTTACTTATACGAAATTACTGGAGGGAACAAAGGAGTAATTCACGAAATGATTTCTTTATTCTTAGAAGAAACTCCAAAACAATTTGCACTTTTACGTGAGCATACAGCGAATGAGGATTGGAAAATGGTCGGCCTCGAAGCCCATAAGCTAAAACCTACTTTTCTTTATGTAGGGTTAAATAACTTCTACAACGAAGCCGAAGAACTCGAGAAATCAGCAAAAGAAAAACGTGACTTAGATCAAGTTTCAGCTAAAATCGATGAGTTAGAAAAAGGCTTCTTAAGTGTTCAAGATGCCCTTGTAGAAAAGAAAAATGAATTAAGTTAG
- a CDS encoding histidine kinase dimerization/phosphoacceptor domain -containing protein, with the protein MKVKVLILEDSELDAELSIRQLRKTDLDIIAKVVETKEDFESAVVDWSPDVILSDYNLKTFSGDQALIYAKKISPEIPIIMLSGFMSREVEVDLLEKHANDIVTKDNLQRLPFALQRALNERSDKEKLNKTLYELAGSLKFQEALAEISLNFNSLHTLESKLNDTLEIIGKTANVSRVYIFENFNEGQNLKNTYEWCAEGVEPHIEHLQNLSYNDNPEWRELILNEGRIYSEDLSNIPSHMRAMLEEQHIKSLIVYPIYIGDYYFGFVGFDEINETRKWTESEDKLLKSVSGIISNAYSEYQADVELKKSNEILGQLLNEKEILIKEVHHRVKNNMAVISSFLQLDMLRTSNPEISKVLETNVTRISSIAIIQELIYQSNSLTQVDIEANLNKLFVMISQVGRIHDSNFRFKENSVQVTLNVNQAVPFSLLLSELLLTAFKINQNNEDFVKDIDISYHYDGKKVTVEVVNPNIIEAICVAPNEIDHTEITHVLSRQLDAEVEANSEENLLRISFERLDKKGSSSAL; encoded by the coding sequence TTGAAAGTTAAAGTTCTGATATTAGAGGACTCTGAACTTGATGCTGAATTATCTATTCGACAGTTAAGAAAAACCGATTTAGATATTATAGCGAAAGTTGTAGAGACAAAAGAAGATTTCGAGTCAGCGGTAGTTGATTGGAGTCCTGATGTAATTTTATCAGACTATAACTTAAAAACATTTTCAGGTGATCAAGCCCTTATTTATGCAAAAAAAATATCTCCTGAAATTCCTATTATTATGCTTTCGGGCTTCATGAGTCGTGAGGTTGAAGTCGACCTCTTAGAAAAGCATGCAAATGACATTGTCACGAAAGACAACCTTCAACGCCTTCCTTTCGCACTTCAAAGAGCACTGAATGAGCGCAGTGACAAGGAGAAACTAAATAAAACGTTATACGAGCTAGCTGGGAGTTTAAAATTTCAGGAAGCTTTAGCAGAGATTTCTTTAAACTTTAACAGCCTTCATACCTTAGAAAGTAAGCTCAATGATACCCTTGAGATTATAGGTAAAACAGCGAATGTATCGAGGGTTTACATTTTTGAGAACTTCAATGAGGGCCAAAACCTAAAAAATACCTATGAGTGGTGTGCTGAGGGGGTAGAGCCACACATCGAACACTTACAGAATTTAAGCTATAATGATAATCCGGAATGGCGTGAGTTAATCCTCAATGAGGGGCGAATTTATAGTGAAGACCTCTCCAACATACCAAGTCACATGAGAGCTATGCTGGAAGAACAGCATATTAAATCACTGATTGTGTACCCAATTTATATAGGGGATTATTATTTCGGTTTTGTTGGCTTCGACGAGATTAATGAAACACGGAAATGGACTGAGTCTGAAGATAAACTCCTTAAGTCGGTTTCAGGGATTATCAGTAATGCATATAGTGAATATCAGGCTGATGTAGAACTTAAAAAGTCGAATGAGATCTTAGGTCAACTACTGAATGAGAAAGAGATTCTCATAAAAGAAGTTCACCATCGTGTTAAAAATAACATGGCCGTAATATCAAGTTTCCTGCAACTTGATATGTTGAGAACTTCCAATCCTGAGATCAGCAAAGTGCTTGAGACAAACGTAACTAGAATAAGTTCAATTGCCATTATTCAAGAATTGATTTACCAATCCAATTCACTAACCCAAGTAGATATAGAGGCCAACTTAAACAAGCTATTTGTGATGATATCTCAAGTAGGGCGTATTCATGATTCCAATTTTAGGTTCAAAGAAAACTCTGTTCAAGTTACTCTTAATGTGAATCAGGCTGTGCCATTTTCTTTACTTCTGTCTGAACTTCTACTTACCGCATTTAAGATCAATCAGAATAACGAAGACTTTGTTAAAGACATCGACATTAGCTACCACTATGATGGTAAAAAAGTAACGGTAGAAGTGGTGAACCCAAATATCATAGAAGCCATTTGTGTGGCTCCTAATGAAATTGACCATACCGAGATCACCCATGTTTTAAGCCGACAACTAGATGCCGAAGTGGAAGCAAATAGTGAGGAAAATCTACTTCGAATTAGCTTCGAGAGATTAGATAAAAAGGGTTCTTCTAGCGCTCTTTAA
- a CDS encoding PAS domain S-box protein has product MTKIKNNTLIYIASIVLVVLMVLSQIAPSYSVYERELDARFINMAGRQRMLSQQILKLAYEAKDKESVEIIQTMKEGNALWVDSHYDLIDGNDRLNFSEHPFPEERAKLKDLSKLVELMSSEIVAVGSVDQLRNLIDQLEPYEQQYLAQMDNIVLNMEIKTEAKIEKAVRFERLFLLLSIVVFGILSFFIARPFITNLQKQLDENDEEKENLNKLFKSVFDNSGVGIALVDKEGKLFDVNEQFVQILGYTKKQLLSMTFAEFTHPDDVDKDLALYQELVEGKRDTYQMVKRYISKEKDIIWVELSASLIRESDGSPKYGVGMIRDITDKRRTESTLDDTRAILDISKKMSGIATWVIDFENDERIYDEQVLELYELDYKPEDIAKHLMSLVHPSDAPKLKEALANARTSIDPWKVEYRIVTPSGKLKHLVTVVADIQLNEEGDVSKIIGTTQDISRVKEKENELEQQKASLEDALKSLAEIQEVAHIGSWEVDLTTMSVDWSDEVYRIHEVPIGTPLKVEEGINFYREDYRPVIEAAINKAIEDSKPWDEECILVTQTGKEIWVRAIGHPVYEKSELVGLRGLFMNINDRKIASMQTELNERQLQQFVQQAPVAVAMIDADLNFITVSDQWYNEFDLTQGSLNNVKFQSMSHPILDYVLWADRLNRALSGKVLSKKKEAFTLDDGEQIWLKWKLIPWYDDPGKIGGLIMYADDITMEANYTDELEEKVKERTAELELQTRKMAALNEELESFSYSISHDLRAPLRSINGFSDIMFEDYADELDEEGKRILGVIKNSALKMGRLIDDILGFSRLGRKSMQKGPVDMVALFESICDEEAQHYPEGKIDVKIGNLPMINADLVLLKQVVVNLISNAYKYSAKKEKIVVIVEAVEKEHEIVYSVSDNGTGFNMDYHEKLFGVFQRLHSNTDFEGTGVGLAIVKRIINKHGGEIWAQSVEGEGSTFFFSLPKN; this is encoded by the coding sequence ATGACAAAAATTAAAAATAACACACTTATATACATAGCATCGATTGTATTAGTAGTGCTTATGGTGTTATCTCAAATAGCACCTTCTTATTCGGTTTATGAAAGGGAACTCGATGCTAGATTTATAAATATGGCTGGTAGGCAACGTATGCTCAGTCAACAAATTTTAAAGTTAGCATACGAGGCAAAAGACAAAGAATCTGTTGAGATAATTCAAACAATGAAAGAGGGTAATGCTCTCTGGGTTGATTCTCATTATGATCTTATTGATGGCAATGATCGGTTAAATTTCTCAGAACATCCTTTCCCTGAAGAACGTGCAAAGCTTAAAGATTTATCTAAGCTTGTAGAATTAATGAGCTCTGAAATTGTTGCGGTTGGAAGTGTTGATCAATTAAGAAATCTCATAGATCAGTTAGAACCTTATGAGCAACAATATCTGGCTCAGATGGATAATATCGTCTTGAATATGGAAATCAAGACAGAAGCTAAAATTGAAAAAGCAGTACGCTTTGAACGACTTTTCTTACTTCTCTCCATCGTTGTATTTGGGATTCTAAGCTTTTTCATTGCTCGCCCTTTTATCACAAACTTACAGAAGCAGTTAGATGAAAATGATGAGGAAAAAGAAAACCTAAATAAATTATTTAAAAGTGTTTTTGATAACTCGGGGGTTGGTATTGCACTAGTAGATAAAGAAGGAAAATTATTTGATGTAAATGAACAGTTTGTTCAAATACTGGGCTATACAAAAAAACAGCTTCTATCTATGACTTTTGCTGAGTTCACACATCCTGATGATGTGGATAAAGATTTAGCTTTATATCAGGAGCTAGTAGAAGGAAAACGTGATACCTATCAAATGGTAAAGCGATATATCTCTAAAGAAAAAGATATTATTTGGGTTGAGTTATCAGCTTCCTTGATTCGTGAAAGCGACGGTTCCCCAAAATATGGTGTAGGAATGATTCGCGATATTACCGATAAACGCAGAACCGAATCTACGCTTGATGATACTCGCGCCATATTAGACATCTCGAAGAAAATGAGCGGTATAGCCACTTGGGTGATAGATTTTGAAAATGATGAAAGAATTTATGATGAACAGGTCTTAGAACTGTATGAATTGGATTATAAACCTGAAGACATTGCTAAACATTTAATGAGCCTAGTGCACCCAAGTGATGCTCCAAAACTCAAAGAAGCTTTAGCGAATGCACGAACTAGTATTGATCCGTGGAAGGTAGAATACAGAATCGTCACCCCTTCAGGAAAATTGAAACATCTTGTTACAGTCGTAGCTGATATTCAGCTTAATGAGGAGGGAGATGTATCAAAAATAATTGGTACTACTCAAGATATTTCAAGAGTTAAAGAGAAAGAAAATGAACTGGAGCAGCAGAAGGCTAGTTTAGAGGACGCATTAAAGAGCTTAGCTGAGATTCAAGAAGTGGCACACATTGGTTCATGGGAAGTGGATCTTACAACAATGAGTGTTGATTGGTCGGATGAAGTGTATCGTATTCATGAAGTGCCAATAGGAACACCACTAAAAGTGGAAGAAGGAATTAATTTCTATAGAGAGGATTACCGCCCAGTTATAGAGGCAGCGATTAATAAGGCCATCGAAGATAGTAAGCCTTGGGATGAAGAGTGTATTCTTGTTACACAAACAGGTAAAGAGATTTGGGTACGTGCCATAGGGCATCCTGTGTATGAGAAATCGGAACTTGTTGGCTTGCGTGGGTTATTTATGAATATAAATGATCGCAAAATAGCTTCAATGCAAACAGAATTAAATGAACGCCAACTGCAACAGTTTGTACAGCAAGCACCCGTTGCAGTGGCTATGATAGATGCAGATTTAAACTTTATTACAGTTTCAGACCAATGGTATAATGAATTTGATTTAACTCAGGGCAGTTTAAATAATGTCAAGTTCCAGTCGATGAGTCATCCAATTCTGGATTATGTATTATGGGCCGATAGATTAAATAGAGCATTAAGTGGTAAAGTATTATCTAAAAAGAAAGAAGCCTTTACTTTAGATGATGGCGAACAAATTTGGCTTAAATGGAAGTTGATACCTTGGTACGATGATCCTGGTAAAATTGGTGGGTTAATCATGTATGCTGACGACATCACAATGGAGGCCAACTATACCGATGAGTTAGAGGAGAAAGTAAAAGAGCGCACGGCAGAGTTAGAGCTTCAAACACGAAAAATGGCGGCTCTTAATGAAGAGCTTGAATCATTTAGTTACTCCATTTCTCACGATCTTAGAGCTCCTCTCAGGTCCATAAATGGATTCTCAGATATTATGTTCGAAGACTATGCAGATGAACTTGATGAGGAGGGAAAACGAATACTCGGTGTCATCAAAAACAGCGCCCTTAAAATGGGTCGTTTGATCGATGATATTTTAGGATTCTCTAGACTAGGCCGAAAATCGATGCAGAAAGGCCCCGTAGACATGGTTGCTTTATTTGAAAGTATATGCGATGAAGAAGCACAGCATTATCCTGAAGGTAAAATAGATGTAAAAATTGGTAACCTTCCAATGATAAATGCCGATTTAGTATTATTAAAGCAGGTAGTTGTAAACTTGATTTCAAATGCATATAAATACTCTGCAAAAAAAGAAAAAATTGTTGTTATTGTAGAGGCAGTAGAAAAAGAGCACGAAATAGTTTATAGCGTTTCAGATAACGGAACAGGTTTCAACATGGATTATCACGAAAAACTTTTTGGAGTATTTCAACGATTACATTCAAATACAGATTTTGAAGGAACCGGTGTGGGTTTAGCAATAGTTAAAAGAATTATAAATAAGCATGGTGGTGAAATTTGGGCCCAAAGCGTAGAAGGGGAAGGTTCAACATTTTTCTTTTCACTACCCAAAAACTAA
- a CDS encoding NlpC/P60 family protein, whose translation MKRGTIPWEERKKVPPKVVEQKPTKKPALASTANASSASKALSKDEKKMKELLDRAYIDWKGVPYVLGGSGYSGVDCSSFMQIVLHDYFEIKIPRVTADQIKVGKSVKKKNIKIGDLVFFRTGKKTLHVGIMINNEQFLHASTSSGVMISALQQRYWSDAYLTTRRVF comes from the coding sequence GTGAAGAGAGGTACCATCCCATGGGAAGAAAGAAAAAAAGTTCCACCAAAAGTTGTAGAACAAAAGCCTACTAAAAAGCCAGCTTTGGCTTCTACGGCGAATGCATCTTCGGCTTCTAAAGCGCTTTCAAAAGATGAAAAGAAAATGAAAGAACTTTTAGATCGGGCTTATATCGATTGGAAAGGAGTACCCTATGTATTAGGTGGGAGTGGTTATAGTGGAGTTGACTGTTCCTCATTTATGCAGATTGTGTTACATGACTATTTTGAAATTAAGATTCCACGTGTTACCGCCGATCAAATCAAAGTTGGTAAGTCTGTAAAAAAGAAGAACATTAAAATAGGTGACCTCGTGTTTTTTAGAACGGGTAAAAAGACCCTGCACGTAGGTATAATGATAAATAACGAACAATTTTTGCACGCTTCAACAAGCTCAGGGGTGATGATTTCGGCACTTCAACAAAGGTACTGGAGCGATGCATATCTAACAACACGGAGAGTTTTCTGA
- a CDS encoding phage holin family protein, with amino-acid sequence MIWSWLLNSIAVFATSKLLSGVEIKNFWSAVWVAALLAIVNIFIAPILHLISLPITILTLGLFAFVINAALIMLVDAVIDGFKIKNFGWALLFSLVMSIISNGLFWIFG; translated from the coding sequence ATGATTTGGTCGTGGTTATTAAATAGTATCGCAGTATTTGCAACCTCAAAATTATTATCTGGGGTAGAAATTAAAAACTTTTGGAGCGCTGTTTGGGTTGCCGCACTTTTAGCAATCGTAAATATTTTCATTGCTCCAATTCTTCACCTCATTTCATTGCCTATTACAATTCTCACTCTTGGTTTATTCGCATTTGTAATAAATGCAGCTCTAATCATGCTAGTGGATGCCGTAATTGATGGATTTAAAATCAAGAATTTCGGGTGGGCATTATTATTTAGCTTGGTGATGTCTATAATTAGTAACGGACTTTTCTGGATATTCGGATAA
- the glmS gene encoding glutamine--fructose-6-phosphate transaminase (isomerizing), which translates to MCGIVGYIGDKKASDVIIKGLKRLEYRGYDSAGIAYQNGELQVKKGKGKVAKLEAMLDPNENATAGIGHTRWATHGEPNDVNSHPHTSTSQKIALVHNGIIENYGSLKKVLQNKGYEFYSETDTEVLAKLIESFLENGENEFKKAVQLALAQVEGTYGLAIIHADHPDIIIAARKGSPLLIGVGKNEMLVASDASAVAEYTDQVVYLEDGELAVIERDNYNVESSDSTSLIKEVHELAMSLDEIEKGGYPYFMLKEIFEQPKAIADCLRGRIDPEKGTVTLGGIADVMEKLAGAKRLVIAACGTSWHSGIVGEYLFESLVKIPVEVEYASELRYKEPLIGEGDVMIVISQSGETADTLAALRQAKENGALVLGVVNVVGSSIARETDAGVYIHAGPEIGVASTKAFTAQVTVLTLIAIMLAQYKKSISDEKAKKLISELALIPEKMQQVLDKSENLREVSNLFSYAPNFLYLGRSVSFPVALEGALKLKEISYIHAEGYPAAEMKHGPIALIDDMMPVVVIAGTNHTNDKMVSNIEEVRARKGRIIAIVTEGNAEVEDLSEFSFSVPDTEDELSPLLTVIPLQILSYNIAVNRGCDVDQPRNLAKSVTVE; encoded by the coding sequence ATGTGCGGAATAGTCGGATATATTGGAGATAAAAAAGCTAGCGATGTAATTATAAAGGGGTTAAAACGATTAGAGTATAGAGGGTACGACTCAGCTGGAATTGCATATCAAAATGGGGAGCTTCAAGTAAAGAAAGGAAAGGGTAAAGTTGCCAAACTTGAAGCGATGTTAGACCCAAATGAGAATGCCACAGCAGGAATTGGGCATACACGTTGGGCTACTCATGGTGAACCTAATGATGTGAACTCTCATCCTCATACCAGTACGTCTCAAAAAATTGCTCTCGTTCACAATGGTATTATTGAGAACTATGGATCGCTAAAAAAAGTACTTCAAAACAAAGGGTATGAGTTTTATTCTGAAACGGATACTGAAGTTCTCGCAAAACTTATTGAAAGCTTTTTAGAAAATGGGGAGAATGAATTCAAGAAAGCCGTTCAGCTTGCATTAGCCCAGGTTGAAGGAACCTATGGTTTAGCCATCATCCATGCAGATCATCCCGATATAATTATTGCTGCACGAAAAGGCTCTCCGCTTTTGATTGGCGTGGGTAAAAATGAAATGCTCGTTGCTTCAGATGCTTCTGCAGTGGCAGAATACACCGACCAAGTAGTGTATTTAGAAGATGGTGAACTCGCAGTAATCGAACGTGACAATTACAATGTAGAGTCATCCGACAGTACCTCTTTAATAAAAGAAGTACACGAGTTGGCTATGAGCCTCGATGAAATTGAGAAGGGGGGATACCCTTATTTCATGTTGAAGGAGATTTTTGAGCAACCTAAAGCCATCGCGGATTGTTTGCGCGGTAGAATAGATCCTGAAAAAGGAACGGTTACGCTTGGCGGAATTGCGGATGTGATGGAAAAACTAGCAGGTGCAAAGCGTCTTGTGATTGCCGCTTGTGGTACCAGTTGGCATTCAGGAATAGTTGGTGAATATCTATTTGAGTCGTTAGTTAAAATTCCTGTAGAAGTAGAATATGCTTCAGAGCTTAGATACAAAGAGCCACTTATTGGCGAAGGCGATGTAATGATCGTAATCTCACAAAGTGGTGAAACAGCAGATACTTTAGCGGCCCTTCGACAAGCAAAAGAAAACGGCGCGCTCGTTCTAGGTGTGGTAAATGTGGTGGGTTCATCGATAGCAAGAGAAACCGATGCTGGAGTATATATTCACGCTGGACCAGAAATCGGGGTGGCCTCAACAAAAGCTTTTACAGCTCAAGTTACGGTACTTACATTAATCGCTATCATGCTTGCTCAATACAAGAAGAGCATAAGTGATGAAAAGGCAAAGAAATTAATTTCTGAGCTGGCTCTGATTCCTGAAAAGATGCAACAGGTATTAGATAAAAGTGAAAACCTCCGTGAGGTATCGAATCTATTTTCGTATGCACCTAATTTCTTATATCTAGGTCGTTCGGTGAGTTTCCCCGTTGCCCTAGAGGGAGCCTTAAAGCTAAAGGAGATCTCATACATCCATGCAGAAGGATATCCTGCTGCTGAGATGAAACATGGACCTATTGCTCTAATCGATGACATGATGCCGGTAGTAGTAATTGCAGGTACGAATCATACCAATGATAAAATGGTGAGTAATATCGAAGAGGTTCGCGCTCGAAAAGGCAGAATTATTGCAATTGTAACGGAAGGAAATGCTGAAGTAGAAGATTTATCAGAATTTAGTTTCTCCGTTCCTGATACGGAAGATGAACTCTCACCACTATTAACGGTGATCCCACTTCAAATACTCTCTTATAACATTGCTGTGAATAGAGGTTGTGATGTAGATCAGCCTCGAAACCTCGCAAAAAGTGTAACGGTAGAGTAA
- a CDS encoding pyridoxine 5'-phosphate synthase: MRLLVNIDHVATLRNARGEGYPNPVDAAKICEQHGASGIVFHLRGDRRHIKDEDVFALKDAVTGTLDFEMAATDEMIQILAKVQPHLCTLVPEGRLELTTEGGLNMKAVFEDFKSRVFPAIRKHPIEISLFLDPNPEDIELAHQLGTDAIELHTGNYANAADDTLRKAELDRLAKAAELAHGFGIKVNGGHGLNQQNLKPFIDAVPHLNEVSIGHALISDAIFDGLGKTVENYIKIIER; this comes from the coding sequence ATGAGATTGCTAGTTAATATAGATCACGTAGCCACACTTCGAAATGCTAGAGGCGAAGGATATCCTAACCCTGTTGATGCGGCCAAAATCTGCGAGCAACATGGAGCTTCAGGTATAGTATTCCATTTGCGAGGAGACCGCAGGCATATAAAAGATGAAGATGTGTTTGCTTTAAAAGATGCTGTTACTGGCACCTTAGATTTTGAAATGGCAGCAACCGATGAGATGATTCAGATCTTGGCTAAAGTACAACCTCATCTTTGCACCCTAGTACCTGAAGGCCGACTTGAATTAACAACCGAAGGCGGCTTAAACATGAAAGCTGTATTTGAAGATTTTAAGTCGCGAGTATTCCCTGCTATTCGTAAACATCCTATTGAAATCAGTTTGTTCTTAGATCCTAATCCTGAGGACATTGAGCTAGCACATCAATTAGGCACTGATGCCATTGAATTGCACACTGGTAATTATGCTAATGCTGCCGATGATACATTGAGGAAAGCAGAACTAGATCGCTTAGCGAAAGCAGCAGAACTTGCTCACGGTTTTGGTATAAAAGTAAACGGTGGACATGGTTTGAACCAGCAAAACCTTAAACCGTTTATAGATGCGGTGCCTCACCTCAATGAAGTGAGTATCGGCCATGCACTTATTAGTGATGCCATTTTTGATGGACTGGGCAAAACAGTAGAGAATTATATAAAGATCATTGAAAGGTGA
- a CDS encoding GNAT family N-acetyltransferase, whose amino-acid sequence MEKKFLSFNDLSARELYDCLKLRQDVFIIEQDCIYPDIDNHDADAIHFFLYLRDELAAYARIFPPTKKYEDESSIGRIVVASKHRGTDVGKTLISESIQYCSEHYPQANIRIEAQAKLDEYYQKYGFVKEGGVYVVDGIDHQQMVWKKKY is encoded by the coding sequence ATGGAAAAAAAGTTTCTCTCTTTTAATGACCTCTCTGCCCGTGAATTATACGATTGCCTAAAATTACGCCAGGATGTCTTTATCATCGAACAGGATTGCATCTATCCAGATATAGATAATCACGACGCTGACGCTATACACTTTTTTCTCTATTTGCGGGATGAATTAGCCGCTTATGCCAGGATATTTCCGCCAACGAAGAAATATGAAGATGAATCCTCAATTGGGCGGATTGTAGTAGCTAGTAAACATCGTGGAACAGATGTAGGAAAGACGTTAATATCTGAGAGCATCCAATATTGCTCAGAACATTATCCACAGGCTAATATTCGAATAGAAGCCCAAGCTAAGTTAGACGAATACTACCAAAAGTATGGCTTTGTGAAAGAAGGTGGAGTGTACGTTGTGGATGGCATTGACCATCAACAGATGGTTTGGAAAAAGAAGTACTAA
- a CDS encoding response regulator, with the protein MDVNKTVEILLVEDSDQDAELALRALKKNNISNKITRLRDGEEALDFLFGRGEFEGRSVHNIPRVVLLDLKMPKVDGLEVLKAIRENEITEKLPVVMLTSSKEERDLVHSYELGANSYIVKPVEFESFTKSVRDIGFYWMILNELP; encoded by the coding sequence ATGGACGTAAATAAAACAGTAGAGATACTACTTGTTGAGGATAGCGATCAAGATGCCGAACTGGCATTAAGAGCCCTCAAAAAAAACAATATTAGTAACAAAATTACTCGCTTACGAGATGGAGAAGAAGCTTTAGATTTCCTTTTCGGACGAGGCGAATTCGAAGGCCGAAGTGTCCATAATATTCCTAGAGTAGTGCTTCTGGATTTGAAGATGCCAAAAGTTGATGGCCTTGAAGTTCTAAAAGCAATTCGTGAAAATGAAATTACGGAAAAGCTACCTGTGGTAATGCTTACTTCATCAAAAGAAGAAAGAGATTTGGTTCATAGCTACGAACTCGGTGCAAATAGCTATATCGTAAAACCCGTTGAGTTCGAATCATTTACAAAATCAGTTCGTGATATTGGTTTTTATTGGATGATTCTAAATGAATTGCCGTAA